From the Lathyrus oleraceus cultivar Zhongwan6 chromosome 4, CAAS_Psat_ZW6_1.0, whole genome shotgun sequence genome, one window contains:
- the LOC127073545 gene encoding uncharacterized protein LOC127073545: MLLRSSSTPVMNPRLPHSNSKDSSPEPEFFHRNPKSRSVTFSPSSSSSLSPITGSMNKLTRALSETDLSVPPNRKPFHRRQFDDDDEESRTLGFGARSRSASFSSALCSLSESEESQSGVDASDSGVLVEEGGGGGGFDKNDGGVSRFGDSNHGNDSTDLYYRTMIEANPGNPLFLSNYAKYLKEVRKDYVKAEEYCGRAILANPNDGNVLSLYADLIWECHKDASRAETYFDQAVKAAPDDCYVLASYAHFLWDAEEEEEDEVEEESSEKAFGFFNGGSLSTTPPPLAAAAS, translated from the exons ATGCTTCTACGAAGCTCGTCAACGCCGGTTATGAATCCACGGCTTCCACACTCAAACTCGAAGGATTCATCTCCCGAACCGGAATTTTTTCACCGAAACCCGAAATCCAGATCTGTTACGTTCTCGCCTTCGTCGTCGAGTTCACTGTCACCGATTACTGGTTCAATGAACAAACTAACTCGAGCACTTTCGGAGACCGATCTCTCAGTGCCGCCTAATCGGAAGCCGTTCCACCGCCGTCAATTTGATGATGACGATGAAGAGAGCAGAACTCTCGGTTTTGGTGCTCGTTCCAGATCGGCGTCGTTTAGTTCCGCGTTGTGTTCTTTATCTGAGTCGGAAGAAAGCCAGAGTGGAGTCGATGCGAGTGACAGCGGTGTGTTGGTGGAAGAAGGCGGCGGCGGTGGTGGATTCGACAAAAACGATGGTGGAGTTTCTAGATTCGGTGATTCAAATCACGGAAACGATAGTACCGATTTGTATTACCGTACAATGATCGAAGCTAATCCAGGGAATCCTCTTTTTCTTAGCAACTACGCAAAGTACTTGAAAGAG GTTCGTAAGGATTATGTGAAAGCTGAAGAGTATTGTGGAAGGGCAATATTGGCAAATCCAAATGATGGTAACGTTCTGTCACTTTACGCAGATTTGATATGGGAGTGTCATAAGGATGCTTCTCGAGCTGAGACTTACTTTGATCAAGCAGTTAAAGCAGCTCCTGATGACTG TTATGTTTTAGCGTCGTATGCGCATTTTCTATGGGATGctgaggaagaagaagaggatgaagtTGAAGAAGAATCCTCTGAAAAAGCTTTTGGTTTCTTTAATGGAGGTTCTCTATCAACAACTCCTCCGCCGTTGGCTGCTGCTGCTTCTTGA
- the LOC127073546 gene encoding CBL-interacting serine/threonine-protein kinase 24 isoform X1 — MIVDKTMKKVRRKIGKYEVGRTIGEGTFAKVKFAKHSDTGESVAIKVMAKSTILKHRMVEQIKREISIMKIVRHPNIVRLHEVLASETKIYIILEFVMGGELYDQIVQQVKLSENESKRYFQQLIDAVAHCHKKGVYHRDLKPENLLLDAFGNLKVSDFGLSALTKQGDDLLHTTCGTPNYVAPEVLSNQGYDGAAADVWSCGVILYVLMAGYLPFEEADLPTLFRRISAAEFVCPLWFPAGAKALIHKILDPNPKTRMKIKEIKQDPWFRKNYYPVKLREDEKVNLDDVQAVFDDIEDRYVSERSQINEGGPLIMNAFEMITLSQGLNLSPLFDRHQDYVKRQTRFVSRKPAKVIISSIEAVAESMGVKVHSRNYKMRIERVSSNKVGQFAVVLEVFEVAPSLFMVDVRKAAGDTLEYHKFYKNLCAKLESIIWRPGETSLDSGLLRQMTF, encoded by the exons ATGATCGTTGACAAAACAATGAAGAAGGTGAGAAGAAAGATCGGGAAGTATGAAGTTGGTAGAACTATTGGTGAAGGTACATTCGCGAAGGTGAAGTTCGCAAAACACAGTGATACAGGGGAAAGTGTGGCTATTAAAGTCATGGCTAAGAGTACCATTCTCAAGCACAGAATGGTTGAACAG ATTAAAAGAGAGATATCCATTATGAAGATTGTCAGGCACCCTAATATAGTCAGATTGCACGAG GTTTTGGCCagtgagaccaagatctacatAATTCTGGAGTTTGTGATGGGAGGGGAATTATATGATCAAATT GTTCAGCAGGTAAAGCTTTCTGAAAATGAATCTAAGCGCTACTTTCAACAACTTATAGATGCTGTTGCTCACTGTCATAAAAAGGGCGTGTACCATAGAGACTTGAAG CCTGAAAACCTTCTTCTTGATGCTTTCGGAAATTTGAAGGTTTCTGACTTTGGATTGAGTGCATTGACTAAGCAG GGCGATGATCTTCTTCACACCACATGTGGGACCCCAAATTATGTTGCCCCTGAG GTGCTCAGCAATCAAGGTTATGATGGTGCCGCAGCTGATGTATGGTCATGTGGAGTCATTCTATATGTTCTAATGGCTGGATATCTTCCATTTGAGGAGGCAGACCTTCCGACCTTGTTCAGAAGG ATCAGTGCTGCAGAATTTGTTTGCCCACTCTGGTTTCCTGCTGGTGCAAAGGCACTGATACATAAAATTTTGGATCCTAATCCTAAAACA CGtatgaaaataaaagaaataaagcAAGATCCATGGTTCCGGAAAAACTATTATCCTGTCAAACTCAGAGAAGACGAGAAAGTGAACTTGGACGACGTTCAGGCTGTTTTTGATGATATTGAG GACCGGTATGTTTCTGAACGGTCACAAATTAACGAGGGAGGTCCTTTGATAATGAATGCATTTGAGATGATAACCTTATCACAAGGGTTGAATCTTTCACCACTATTTGACAGGCATCAG GATTATGTAAAACGGCAGACTCGTTTTGTTTCACGTAAACCAGCAAAAGTTATAATTTCATCTATTGAAGCTGTTGCAGAGTCAATGGGTGTTAAGGTCCACTCTCGCAATTACAAG ATGAGGATTGAAAGAGTTTCTTCAAATAAGGTTGGGCAATTTGCAGTGGTCTTGGAG GTGTTTGAAGTCGCACCCTCCCTTTTCATGGTAGATGTTCGAAAGGCAGCTGGGGATACTCTTGAGTATCACAAG TTCTACAAGAACCTATGTGCGAAGCTAGAAAGCATTATTTGGAGACCGGGCGAGACTAGCCTAGATTCTGGTTTGCTTCGACAAATGACATTCTGA
- the LOC127073546 gene encoding CBL-interacting serine/threonine-protein kinase 24 isoform X2 gives MIVDKTMKKVRRKIGKYEVGRTIGEGTFAKVKFAKHSDTGESVAIKVMAKSTILKHRMVEQIKREISIMKIVRHPNIVRLHEVLASETKIYIILEFVMGGELYDQIVQQVKLSENESKRYFQQLIDAVAHCHKKGVYHRDLKPENLLLDAFGNLKVSDFGLSALTKQGDDLLHTTCGTPNYVAPEVLSNQGYDGAAADVWSCGVILYVLMAGYLPFEEADLPTLFRRISAAEFVCPLWFPAGAKALIHKILDPNPKTRMKIKEIKQDPWFRKNYYPVKLREDEKVNLDDVQAVFDDIEDRYVSERSQINEGGPLIMNAFEMITLSQGLNLSPLFDRHQVHFLALQYHGPFFVSGCHVTSGTSTSA, from the exons ATGATCGTTGACAAAACAATGAAGAAGGTGAGAAGAAAGATCGGGAAGTATGAAGTTGGTAGAACTATTGGTGAAGGTACATTCGCGAAGGTGAAGTTCGCAAAACACAGTGATACAGGGGAAAGTGTGGCTATTAAAGTCATGGCTAAGAGTACCATTCTCAAGCACAGAATGGTTGAACAG ATTAAAAGAGAGATATCCATTATGAAGATTGTCAGGCACCCTAATATAGTCAGATTGCACGAG GTTTTGGCCagtgagaccaagatctacatAATTCTGGAGTTTGTGATGGGAGGGGAATTATATGATCAAATT GTTCAGCAGGTAAAGCTTTCTGAAAATGAATCTAAGCGCTACTTTCAACAACTTATAGATGCTGTTGCTCACTGTCATAAAAAGGGCGTGTACCATAGAGACTTGAAG CCTGAAAACCTTCTTCTTGATGCTTTCGGAAATTTGAAGGTTTCTGACTTTGGATTGAGTGCATTGACTAAGCAG GGCGATGATCTTCTTCACACCACATGTGGGACCCCAAATTATGTTGCCCCTGAG GTGCTCAGCAATCAAGGTTATGATGGTGCCGCAGCTGATGTATGGTCATGTGGAGTCATTCTATATGTTCTAATGGCTGGATATCTTCCATTTGAGGAGGCAGACCTTCCGACCTTGTTCAGAAGG ATCAGTGCTGCAGAATTTGTTTGCCCACTCTGGTTTCCTGCTGGTGCAAAGGCACTGATACATAAAATTTTGGATCCTAATCCTAAAACA CGtatgaaaataaaagaaataaagcAAGATCCATGGTTCCGGAAAAACTATTATCCTGTCAAACTCAGAGAAGACGAGAAAGTGAACTTGGACGACGTTCAGGCTGTTTTTGATGATATTGAG GACCGGTATGTTTCTGAACGGTCACAAATTAACGAGGGAGGTCCTTTGATAATGAATGCATTTGAGATGATAACCTTATCACAAGGGTTGAATCTTTCACCACTATTTGACAGGCATCAGGTACATTTTCTTGCACTGCAATATCATGGTCCCTTTTTTGTCTCTGGCTGCCATGTAACTTCTGGTACTTCCACCTCTGCCTAG